A window from Betta splendens chromosome 1, fBetSpl5.4, whole genome shotgun sequence encodes these proteins:
- the LOC114853051 gene encoding LIM and calponin homology domains-containing protein 1 isoform X1, translating to MASPAAGRHAPNASPREEPEPVEPNHPEPACQEAQKWIEAVTGKSFGDKDFRSALENGILLCELLSAIKPGLVKKINRLPTPIAGLDNLSVFLRGCEELGLRGSQLFDPGDLQDTSIRANLKDSDCNRKLKNVLNTVFWLGKAAGGCASYSGPNLNLKEFEGLLAQMKLETEDVGESPQNRSVRDSGYDCWDSERSESLSPPRHTRDNSLDSLDSFGSRSQHSPSPDVVNRVNSEGRVSDSEADAHSRKPDVRKDDMLARRTASSESKSSIPFNQFLPNRANASSYVPIGRRKPQADEGEQRSLSEQSRKTALQHKSLKTVTWAPPNCGETPKQEEEKVSQEVLERSRLQKLEKAGIKVLPAAVRYSSPSTPTAEEQEVRPPSPNIILRRDNDFLSSQKSAWDSSSEEEAEAQKVPDVRRDDLASRRAQRGPVAPRVHQFVPPPVCSTKDQERWEGIRRASQQTLQEKESSEREAVPDIITRRDNPFLKPSPRQEEDEGEEDEGQLRPVPNKQKDDLAHRRAQSRPIAHRDGATRFVSASMSHADMQKWGRLRMTEPSEASPASVCQACLQKTYGGASSRSAKAGRDHGKVVTFGGVTEIERPVDAVMSSEGEETELLRRLLSKAAVAVPVVGLGSRLSQRERSQVDGADPCHPAIPPAPRTPWTPSTPAELDAGLAQYEQRTEEEDDEEEERIPDLRKDDMMARRTGAFNKQNVTVSYNRFLPLPGLKRCTQGEDMADAAPKSKREAQADGSKKLTVRSVCPKAEAAQPHPDAAVIRSAPHSERERDEDDGACGENEPVPDLEKDDMMARRTGAFQAPVVARANQSFNQFLPMPGSVKYNISPVSAMKQIHRSPKSTGNVASGSSTVTVAAEPQSPSSKAPNSSRCEGQTGERAVVGGKQEGDVKIPKEPVTVAEPPSPSPLPPSLSPAVPVCKVEADLERQRSEDKVEECVEERKRDVNEQAAKKPFWLLEDELPPMMMSRRVTFMSEDTESVSLGDMLNEEEVGHMPQLSQSRYERMHEQYNSFLEDEDHWQNDLARWKNRRRSTSQELIRKEEERKRIEKRMKGPDGKRKSIKTYKEIVEEKERREEELCEAYRNAATPEEAAMVLQRYALRFTISDAILDSLKLPRATSTPRPDLNQSNEEHKPSSPMTDSETSDPQHKSEPAATLEERQVKAGDAEAPGSPAPDSLLSTVTKSDNKPPQTLELNEVQAKHTSRPPAELISGGAPTETNHAPPQRRPVQPHTTQPVQTLPSPSPPCVPPRPVPLLAAKPYCQPKNAQPGHKPVKMDGLVRVNGEPADTSTPASSQHLPQEIKDIAPKHSEKDLTPKQMEKDVTQKQTQNNVPPGETEIKTETSHQPSAPPTEKPSSSSGSAISSLIGGRNCVITTTIVTELTQTLVEPFHPDIQNNEQVNGTTASFGQPAEEKVAQPATDSSEQEHPPTVMEGLEESSVSIETPMLNLAKRVNHWVWDPNEERKRLERWQQEQERLLQVPRWNSVHVHGSVNRRHKLHWLRVICGSAVISLYTVSLQEQYQKEQEKLKKEWEKAQLEVEEEERKHNEEERRILEETVTPLSPTGLLIQPPGQAEMNSAAPENISAEKRNLPPQQSSQRISMGSEDQHASKLHFFQDSARDSEPSKKQELWKTSSLDRNSQLNQAQAVKRSGSYDVVSDKQQSSSSLPQPPSPSRCVSGKRLCSGCSQPLGKGAAMIIDTLGLFFHVHCFKCGVCDGQLGDATAGTDVRIRNGLLSCHECYIASRGRGQPTTL from the exons ATGGCCAGTCCCGCCGCAGGTCGCCACGCGCCGAACGCTTCACCGCGGGAAGAGCCGGAGCCCGTGGAGCCGAACCATCCCGAACCTGCCTGTCAGGAGGCACAGAAATGGATAGAG GCTGTGACGGGGAAGAGCTTTGGAGACAAAGACTTCCGCAGTGCACTGGAGAACGGCATCCTGTTGTGCGA GCTACTGAGTGCAATCAAACCCGGGCTGGTGAAGAAGATCAACAGGCTGCCCACTCCCATTGCAGGGCTG GACaacctgtctgtcttcctgagGGGCTGTGAGGAGTTGGGCCTCAGGGGCTCCCAGCTATTTGACCCCGGGGACCTGCAGGACACCTCCATACGAGCTAACCTAAA GGACTCTGACTGCAACCGCAAACTAAAAAAT GTGCTCAACACGGTGTTCTGGCTGGGGAAGGCCGCCGGCGGCTGCGCCTCCTACAGTGGGCCTAATCTCAACCTCAAGGAGTTTGAAGGGCTGCTTGCTCAAATGAAGCTG GAGACTGAGGACGTAGGAGAGAGTCCACAGAACCGCAGCGTCAGAGACAGTGGCTATGACTGCTGGGACTCTGAGAGGAGTGAGTCCCTCTCTCCACCGCGACACACGCGAGACAACTCTCTAGACAG CCTCGACTCCTTTGGCTCCCGATCACAGCACAGCCCGTCTCCCGATGTGGTCAATCGAGTCAACAGTGAAG GACGAGTAAGCGACTCAGAGGCCGACGCCCACAGCAGGAAGCCAGACGTGCGCAAGGACGACATGCTGGCCAGGCGGACAGCTAGCAGCGAGTCAAAGAGCTCCATCCCATTTAACCAGTTTCTTCCCAACCGAGCCAACGCCAGCTCCTACGTCCCCATAGGGCGCCGAAAACCGCAAGCTGATGAGGGAGAGCAGCGGAG TCTCTCGGAGCAGAGCAGAAAAACTGCACTGCAGCATAAATCTCTCAAGACCGTCACTTGGGCGCCTCCGAACTGTGGAGAAACcccaaagcaggaggaggagaaggtttCCCAGGAAGTGTTGGAGCGGAGTAGGCTCcagaagctggagaaggccGGGATTAAAGTCCTGCCTGCTGCGGTTCGCTACAGCAG CCCCAGCACTCCCACCgcggaggaacaggaagtgaggccGCCGTCCCCAAACATCATCCTTCGCCGTGACAACGACTTTCTGAGCTCCCAGAAGTCCGCGTGGGATTCCTCatccgaggaggaggcggaggcgcagAAGGTGCCGGACGTTCGCAGGGACGACCTGGCGTCCAGACGAGCTCAGCGTGGCCCCGTTGCTCCCAGGGTGCACCAGTTCGTCCCTCCGCCCGTATGTAGCACGAAAGATCAGGAGCGCTGGGAGGGCATCAGGCGAGCCTCacagcagacgctgcaggagaaggagagcaG CGAGAGGGAGGCGGTCCCCGACATCATTACACGCAGAGACAACCCCTTCCTGAAGCCTAGTCCTCgtcaggaggaggacgagggcgaggaggacgagggacagCTTAGGCCGGTGCCTAACAAGCAGAAAGATGACTTGGCTCATAGGCGAGCTCAGAGTAGGCCCATCGCTCACAGGGACGGGGCCACGCGCTTCGTTTCTGCCTCAATGAgccacgcagacatgcagaagtGGGGGAGACTCAGGATGACGGAACCCAG TGAGGCCAGTCCAGCCTCTGTGTGCCAGGCTTGTCTGCAGAAAACCTACGGCGGTGCCTCAAGCAGGTCAGCAAAAGCTGGACGGGATCACGGCAAGGTTGTGACCTTTGGGGGCGTGACTGAGATCGAGCGGCCGGTAGACGCTGTCATGTCAAGTGAGGGGGAGGAGACGGAGTTGCTCCGGCGACTCCTTTCCAAGGCCGCTGTAGCCGTGCCCGTCGTCGGCCTGGGCTCCCGGCTCTCGCAGCGGGAACGCAG CCAGGTAGACGGAGCCGACCCCTGTCACCCTGCAATTCCCCCGGCTCCCCGCACACCCTGGaccccctccacccccgctGAGCTAGACGCAGGCCTGGCTCAGTAcgaacagagaacagaggaggaggacgacgaagaggaggagaggatccCAGATCTTCGGAAGGATGACATGATGGCGAGGAGGACCGGTGCTTTTAACAAGCAGAACGTGACAGTGTCCTACAACCGTTTCCTGCCTCTGCCCGGCCTCAAACGCTGCACACAAGGAGAGGACATGGCTGATGCTGCCCCAAAAAGCAAGAGGGAAGCGCAGGCAGACGGGAGCAAGAAACTGACCGTCAG GAGTGTTTGCCCTAAAGCGGAAGCGGCTCAGCCACATCCGGACGCAGCGGTGATTCGATCCGCGCCCCACAGCGAACGTGAACGCGATGAGGACGACGGTGCGTGCGGTGAGAACGAGCCCGTGCCGGACCTGGAGAAGGACGACATGATGGCTCGCAGGACTGGAGCCTTTCAAGCACCCGTTGTAGCCAGAGCTAATCAGTCCTTCAATCAGTTCCTTCCCATGCCGGGATCGGTCAAATATAACATCAGCCCAGTGTCTGCAATGAAGCAGATCCACAGAAGCCCTAAATCCACAGGGAACGTGGCCAGTGGCAG CAGCACTGTCACCGTGGCAGCAGAACCTCAAAGCCCGTCCTCCAAAGccccaaacagcagcaggtgtgaaGGGCAGACCGGAGAACGGGCAGTGGtgggaggaaaacaggaaggagaCGTGAAAATCCCCAAGGAACCAGTCACTGTGGCTGAACCACCTTCTCCTTCACCACTCCCACCTTCACTCAGCCCTGCTGTCCCAGTCTGCAAAGTGGAGGCAGACTTGGAAAGACAGCGTTCCGAGGATAAGGTTGAAGAATGTgtggaagagagaaagagggatgTGAATGAGCAAGCGGCAAAGAAACCCTTCTGGCTGCTGGAAGATGAGCTCCCTCCCATGAT GATGAGCCGGCGAGTTACTTTTATGTCTGAGGACACAGA GAGTGTGAGCCTGGGGGACATGCTtaacgaggaggaggtgggacaCATGCCGCAACTGAGCCAATCACGGTACGAGCGCATGCACGAACAGTACAACAGCttcctggaggacgaggaccaCTGGCAAAAT GACCTGGCCCGCTGGAAGAACCGCCGCCGCAGCACGTCCCAGGAGCTGatcaggaaggaggaagagaggaagaggatagagaaaaggatgaagGGACCTGACGGGAAGAGGAAGAGCATTAAGACCTACAAAGAGATTGTGGAGGAGAA GGAgcgcagagaggaggagttgtgTGAAGCCTACAGGAATGCAGCCACTCCAGAGGAGGCAGCCATGGTCCTGCAGCGCTACGCTCTTCGCTTCACCATCAGCGACGCCATTCTGGACAGCCTGAAACTGCCGAGGGCCACCTCCACACCTCGACCAGACCTAAATCAGTCGAACGAGGAGCACAAGCCCTCATCACCAATGACGGACTCTGAAACATCTGACCCTCAACACAAATCAGAACCAGCTGCTACGTTAGAGGAGCGACAGGTGAAGGCAGGTGACGCTGAGGCCCCCGGCTCCCCAGCACCCGACAGCCTTCTCTCCACAGTCACAAAGTCGGATAATAAACCGCCTCAAACGTTAGAGCTTAATGAAGTTCAGGCCAAACACACTAGcagacctccagcagaactGATCTCAGGAGGTGCTCCGACTGAAACCAACCACGCTCCACCTCAGAGGAGACCAGTGCAGCCTCACACAACTCAGCCGGTTCAgaccctcccctccccctcccctccgtgTGTGCCCCCCAGGCCTGTCCCCCTGCTGGCAGCCAAGCCCTACTGCCAGCCCAAGAACGCACAGCCTGGACACAAGCCTGTGAAG ATGGACGGTTTAGTGCGAGTAAACGGAGAACCAGCGGACACTTCCACACCTGCGTCTTCTCAGCATTTACCTCAGGAGATTAAAGACATTGCCCCCAAACACTCCGAGAAAGACCTCACACCCAAACAGATGGAGAAAGACGTTACACAGAAACAGACGCAAAACAATGTTCCACCTGGGGAGACAGAGATAAAAACGGAGACTAGCCATCAGCCATCAGCACCACCGACAGAGAAACCAAGCTCGTCTTCAGGCTCCGCCATCAGCTCCCTGATTGGAGGCCGAAACTGTGTCATCACAACCACCATCGTCACAGAACTCACGCAGACTCTGGTGGAGCCTTTTCATCCAGATATCCAGAACAATGAACAG GTGAACGGCACCACAGCCTCGTTTGGGCAACCAGCAGAGGAGAAGGTGGCTCAGCCAGCGACAGACAGCAGCGAGCAGGAACATCCTCCCACTGTCATGG AaggactggaggagagcagtgtTTCT ATTGAAACCCCCATGTTGAACTTGGCTAAACGTGTAAATCACTGGGTCTGGGACCCCAATGAGGAGCGTAAACGCCTGGAAAggtggcagcaggagcaggagcgccTCCTACAGGTACCCCGGTGGAATAGCGTGCACGTGCATGGCTCCGTCAACAGAAGACACAAGCTGCACTGGTTGCGTGTCATATGTGGGAGTGCGGTGATCAGCTTATacactgtgtctctgcaggagcAGTATCAGAAAGAACAAGAGAAACTGAAGAAGGAGTGGGAGAAAGcccagctggaggtggaggaggaggagaggaaacacaacGAAGAG GAGAGACGTATTCTAGAGGAGACTGTAACGCCCCTCAGTCCTACGGGCTTGTTGATCCAGCCGCCGGGCCAAGCAGAGATGAATTCAGCAGCTCCAGAAAACATCAGTGCAGAGAAAAGGAACCTTCCACCGCAGCAAAGCAGCCAAAGAATCTCCATGGGGAGCGAGGATCAGCACGCGTCCAAGCTGCACTTTTTCCAGG ATTCTGCACGTGATAGTGAGCCGTCAAAGAAACAGGAGCTGTGGAaaacgtcctccttggaccgaAACTCCCAACTAAACCAGGCCCAAGCTGTTAAAAG GTCTGGATCCTATGATGTGGTATCAGACAAGCAGCAGTCCTCCTCATCGTTACCACAGCCTCCTTCACCCAGCAG GTGTGTTAGTGGGAAGAGGCTTTGTTCTGGTTGCTCTCAACCTCTGGGGAAAGGAGCTGCCATGATTATCGACACACTGGGTCTCTTTTTCCACGTACACTGTTTCAAG TGTGGAGTGTGTGATGGGCAGCTTGGTGACGCAACTGCAGGAACTGACGTGAGGATTCGTAATGGGCTGCTAAGCTGTCATGAGTGCTACATTGCATCTCGGG gcagGGGGCAGCCCACCACTCTATGA
- the LOC114853051 gene encoding LIM and calponin homology domains-containing protein 1 isoform X3: MASPAAGRHAPNASPREEPEPVEPNHPEPACQEAQKWIEAVTGKSFGDKDFRSALENGILLCELLSAIKPGLVKKINRLPTPIAGLDNLSVFLRGCEELGLRGSQLFDPGDLQDTSIRANLKDSDCNRKLKNVLNTVFWLGKAAGGCASYSGPNLNLKEFEGLLAQMKLETEDVGESPQNRSVRDSGYDCWDSERSESLSPPRHTRDNSLDSLDSFGSRSQHSPSPDVVNRVNSEGRVSDSEADAHSRKPDVRKDDMLARRTASSESKSSIPFNQFLPNRANASSYVPIGRRKPQADEGEQRSLSEQSRKTALQHKSLKTVTWAPPNCGETPKQEEEKVSQEVLERSRLQKLEKAGIKVLPAAVRYSSPSTPTAEEQEVRPPSPNIILRRDNDFLSSQKSAWDSSSEEEAEAQKVPDVRRDDLASRRAQRGPVAPRVHQFVPPPVCSTKDQERWEGIRRASQQTLQEKESSEREAVPDIITRRDNPFLKPSPRQEEDEGEEDEGQLRPVPNKQKDDLAHRRAQSRPIAHRDGATRFVSASMSHADMQKWGRLRMTEPSEASPASVCQACLQKTYGGASSRSAKAGRDHGKVVTFGGVTEIERPVDAVMSSEGEETELLRRLLSKAAVAVPVVGLGSRLSQRERSQVDGADPCHPAIPPAPRTPWTPSTPAELDAGLAQYEQRTEEEDDEEEERIPDLRKDDMMARRTGAFNKQNVTVSYNRFLPLPGLKRCTQGEDMADAAPKSKREAQADGSKKLTVRSVCPKAEAAQPHPDAAVIRSAPHSERERDEDDGACGENEPVPDLEKDDMMARRTGAFQAPVVARANQSFNQFLPMPGSVKYNISPVSAMKQIHRSPKSTGNVASGSSTVTVAAEPQSPSSKAPNSSRCEGQTGERAVVGGKQEGDVKIPKEPVTVAEPPSPSPLPPSLSPAVPVCKVEADLERQRSEDKVEECVEERKRDVNEQAAKKPFWLLEDELPPMMMSRRVTFMSEDTESVSLGDMLNEEEVGHMPQLSQSRYERMHEQYNSFLEDEDHWQNDLARWKNRRRSTSQELIRKEEERKRIEKRMKGPDGKRKSIKTYKEIVEEKERREEELCEAYRNAATPEEAAMVLQRYALRFTISDAILDSLKLPRATSTPRPDLNQSNEEHKPSSPMTDSETSDPQHKSEPAATLEERQVKAGDAEAPGSPAPDSLLSTVTKSDNKPPQTLELNEVQAKHTSRPPAELISGGAPTETNHAPPQRRPVQPHTTQPVQTLPSPSPPCVPPRPVPLLAAKPYCQPKNAQPGHKPVKMDGLVRVNGEPADTSTPASSQHLPQEIKDIAPKHSEKDLTPKQMEKDVTQKQTQNNVPPGETEIKTETSHQPSAPPTEKPSSSSGSAISSLIGGRNCVITTTIVTELTQTLVEPFHPDIQNNEQVNGTTASFGQPAEEKVAQPATDSSEQEHPPTVMEGLEESSVSIETPMLNLAKRVNHWVWDPNEERKRLERWQQEQERLLQEQYQKEQEKLKKEWEKAQLEVEEEERKHNEEERRILEETVTPLSPTGLLIQPPGQAEMNSAAPENISAEKRNLPPQQSSQRISMGSEDQHASKLHFFQDSARDSEPSKKQELWKTSSLDRNSQLNQAQAVKRSGSYDVVSDKQQSSSSLPQPPSPSRCVSGKRLCSGCSQPLGKGAAMIIDTLGLFFHVHCFKCGVCDGQLGDATAGTDVRIRNGLLSCHECYIASRGRGQPTTL; the protein is encoded by the exons ATGGCCAGTCCCGCCGCAGGTCGCCACGCGCCGAACGCTTCACCGCGGGAAGAGCCGGAGCCCGTGGAGCCGAACCATCCCGAACCTGCCTGTCAGGAGGCACAGAAATGGATAGAG GCTGTGACGGGGAAGAGCTTTGGAGACAAAGACTTCCGCAGTGCACTGGAGAACGGCATCCTGTTGTGCGA GCTACTGAGTGCAATCAAACCCGGGCTGGTGAAGAAGATCAACAGGCTGCCCACTCCCATTGCAGGGCTG GACaacctgtctgtcttcctgagGGGCTGTGAGGAGTTGGGCCTCAGGGGCTCCCAGCTATTTGACCCCGGGGACCTGCAGGACACCTCCATACGAGCTAACCTAAA GGACTCTGACTGCAACCGCAAACTAAAAAAT GTGCTCAACACGGTGTTCTGGCTGGGGAAGGCCGCCGGCGGCTGCGCCTCCTACAGTGGGCCTAATCTCAACCTCAAGGAGTTTGAAGGGCTGCTTGCTCAAATGAAGCTG GAGACTGAGGACGTAGGAGAGAGTCCACAGAACCGCAGCGTCAGAGACAGTGGCTATGACTGCTGGGACTCTGAGAGGAGTGAGTCCCTCTCTCCACCGCGACACACGCGAGACAACTCTCTAGACAG CCTCGACTCCTTTGGCTCCCGATCACAGCACAGCCCGTCTCCCGATGTGGTCAATCGAGTCAACAGTGAAG GACGAGTAAGCGACTCAGAGGCCGACGCCCACAGCAGGAAGCCAGACGTGCGCAAGGACGACATGCTGGCCAGGCGGACAGCTAGCAGCGAGTCAAAGAGCTCCATCCCATTTAACCAGTTTCTTCCCAACCGAGCCAACGCCAGCTCCTACGTCCCCATAGGGCGCCGAAAACCGCAAGCTGATGAGGGAGAGCAGCGGAG TCTCTCGGAGCAGAGCAGAAAAACTGCACTGCAGCATAAATCTCTCAAGACCGTCACTTGGGCGCCTCCGAACTGTGGAGAAACcccaaagcaggaggaggagaaggtttCCCAGGAAGTGTTGGAGCGGAGTAGGCTCcagaagctggagaaggccGGGATTAAAGTCCTGCCTGCTGCGGTTCGCTACAGCAG CCCCAGCACTCCCACCgcggaggaacaggaagtgaggccGCCGTCCCCAAACATCATCCTTCGCCGTGACAACGACTTTCTGAGCTCCCAGAAGTCCGCGTGGGATTCCTCatccgaggaggaggcggaggcgcagAAGGTGCCGGACGTTCGCAGGGACGACCTGGCGTCCAGACGAGCTCAGCGTGGCCCCGTTGCTCCCAGGGTGCACCAGTTCGTCCCTCCGCCCGTATGTAGCACGAAAGATCAGGAGCGCTGGGAGGGCATCAGGCGAGCCTCacagcagacgctgcaggagaaggagagcaG CGAGAGGGAGGCGGTCCCCGACATCATTACACGCAGAGACAACCCCTTCCTGAAGCCTAGTCCTCgtcaggaggaggacgagggcgaggaggacgagggacagCTTAGGCCGGTGCCTAACAAGCAGAAAGATGACTTGGCTCATAGGCGAGCTCAGAGTAGGCCCATCGCTCACAGGGACGGGGCCACGCGCTTCGTTTCTGCCTCAATGAgccacgcagacatgcagaagtGGGGGAGACTCAGGATGACGGAACCCAG TGAGGCCAGTCCAGCCTCTGTGTGCCAGGCTTGTCTGCAGAAAACCTACGGCGGTGCCTCAAGCAGGTCAGCAAAAGCTGGACGGGATCACGGCAAGGTTGTGACCTTTGGGGGCGTGACTGAGATCGAGCGGCCGGTAGACGCTGTCATGTCAAGTGAGGGGGAGGAGACGGAGTTGCTCCGGCGACTCCTTTCCAAGGCCGCTGTAGCCGTGCCCGTCGTCGGCCTGGGCTCCCGGCTCTCGCAGCGGGAACGCAG CCAGGTAGACGGAGCCGACCCCTGTCACCCTGCAATTCCCCCGGCTCCCCGCACACCCTGGaccccctccacccccgctGAGCTAGACGCAGGCCTGGCTCAGTAcgaacagagaacagaggaggaggacgacgaagaggaggagaggatccCAGATCTTCGGAAGGATGACATGATGGCGAGGAGGACCGGTGCTTTTAACAAGCAGAACGTGACAGTGTCCTACAACCGTTTCCTGCCTCTGCCCGGCCTCAAACGCTGCACACAAGGAGAGGACATGGCTGATGCTGCCCCAAAAAGCAAGAGGGAAGCGCAGGCAGACGGGAGCAAGAAACTGACCGTCAG GAGTGTTTGCCCTAAAGCGGAAGCGGCTCAGCCACATCCGGACGCAGCGGTGATTCGATCCGCGCCCCACAGCGAACGTGAACGCGATGAGGACGACGGTGCGTGCGGTGAGAACGAGCCCGTGCCGGACCTGGAGAAGGACGACATGATGGCTCGCAGGACTGGAGCCTTTCAAGCACCCGTTGTAGCCAGAGCTAATCAGTCCTTCAATCAGTTCCTTCCCATGCCGGGATCGGTCAAATATAACATCAGCCCAGTGTCTGCAATGAAGCAGATCCACAGAAGCCCTAAATCCACAGGGAACGTGGCCAGTGGCAG CAGCACTGTCACCGTGGCAGCAGAACCTCAAAGCCCGTCCTCCAAAGccccaaacagcagcaggtgtgaaGGGCAGACCGGAGAACGGGCAGTGGtgggaggaaaacaggaaggagaCGTGAAAATCCCCAAGGAACCAGTCACTGTGGCTGAACCACCTTCTCCTTCACCACTCCCACCTTCACTCAGCCCTGCTGTCCCAGTCTGCAAAGTGGAGGCAGACTTGGAAAGACAGCGTTCCGAGGATAAGGTTGAAGAATGTgtggaagagagaaagagggatgTGAATGAGCAAGCGGCAAAGAAACCCTTCTGGCTGCTGGAAGATGAGCTCCCTCCCATGAT GATGAGCCGGCGAGTTACTTTTATGTCTGAGGACACAGA GAGTGTGAGCCTGGGGGACATGCTtaacgaggaggaggtgggacaCATGCCGCAACTGAGCCAATCACGGTACGAGCGCATGCACGAACAGTACAACAGCttcctggaggacgaggaccaCTGGCAAAAT GACCTGGCCCGCTGGAAGAACCGCCGCCGCAGCACGTCCCAGGAGCTGatcaggaaggaggaagagaggaagaggatagagaaaaggatgaagGGACCTGACGGGAAGAGGAAGAGCATTAAGACCTACAAAGAGATTGTGGAGGAGAA GGAgcgcagagaggaggagttgtgTGAAGCCTACAGGAATGCAGCCACTCCAGAGGAGGCAGCCATGGTCCTGCAGCGCTACGCTCTTCGCTTCACCATCAGCGACGCCATTCTGGACAGCCTGAAACTGCCGAGGGCCACCTCCACACCTCGACCAGACCTAAATCAGTCGAACGAGGAGCACAAGCCCTCATCACCAATGACGGACTCTGAAACATCTGACCCTCAACACAAATCAGAACCAGCTGCTACGTTAGAGGAGCGACAGGTGAAGGCAGGTGACGCTGAGGCCCCCGGCTCCCCAGCACCCGACAGCCTTCTCTCCACAGTCACAAAGTCGGATAATAAACCGCCTCAAACGTTAGAGCTTAATGAAGTTCAGGCCAAACACACTAGcagacctccagcagaactGATCTCAGGAGGTGCTCCGACTGAAACCAACCACGCTCCACCTCAGAGGAGACCAGTGCAGCCTCACACAACTCAGCCGGTTCAgaccctcccctccccctcccctccgtgTGTGCCCCCCAGGCCTGTCCCCCTGCTGGCAGCCAAGCCCTACTGCCAGCCCAAGAACGCACAGCCTGGACACAAGCCTGTGAAG ATGGACGGTTTAGTGCGAGTAAACGGAGAACCAGCGGACACTTCCACACCTGCGTCTTCTCAGCATTTACCTCAGGAGATTAAAGACATTGCCCCCAAACACTCCGAGAAAGACCTCACACCCAAACAGATGGAGAAAGACGTTACACAGAAACAGACGCAAAACAATGTTCCACCTGGGGAGACAGAGATAAAAACGGAGACTAGCCATCAGCCATCAGCACCACCGACAGAGAAACCAAGCTCGTCTTCAGGCTCCGCCATCAGCTCCCTGATTGGAGGCCGAAACTGTGTCATCACAACCACCATCGTCACAGAACTCACGCAGACTCTGGTGGAGCCTTTTCATCCAGATATCCAGAACAATGAACAG GTGAACGGCACCACAGCCTCGTTTGGGCAACCAGCAGAGGAGAAGGTGGCTCAGCCAGCGACAGACAGCAGCGAGCAGGAACATCCTCCCACTGTCATGG AaggactggaggagagcagtgtTTCT ATTGAAACCCCCATGTTGAACTTGGCTAAACGTGTAAATCACTGGGTCTGGGACCCCAATGAGGAGCGTAAACGCCTGGAAAggtggcagcaggagcaggagcgccTCCTACAG gagcAGTATCAGAAAGAACAAGAGAAACTGAAGAAGGAGTGGGAGAAAGcccagctggaggtggaggaggaggagaggaaacacaacGAAGAG GAGAGACGTATTCTAGAGGAGACTGTAACGCCCCTCAGTCCTACGGGCTTGTTGATCCAGCCGCCGGGCCAAGCAGAGATGAATTCAGCAGCTCCAGAAAACATCAGTGCAGAGAAAAGGAACCTTCCACCGCAGCAAAGCAGCCAAAGAATCTCCATGGGGAGCGAGGATCAGCACGCGTCCAAGCTGCACTTTTTCCAGG ATTCTGCACGTGATAGTGAGCCGTCAAAGAAACAGGAGCTGTGGAaaacgtcctccttggaccgaAACTCCCAACTAAACCAGGCCCAAGCTGTTAAAAG GTCTGGATCCTATGATGTGGTATCAGACAAGCAGCAGTCCTCCTCATCGTTACCACAGCCTCCTTCACCCAGCAG GTGTGTTAGTGGGAAGAGGCTTTGTTCTGGTTGCTCTCAACCTCTGGGGAAAGGAGCTGCCATGATTATCGACACACTGGGTCTCTTTTTCCACGTACACTGTTTCAAG TGTGGAGTGTGTGATGGGCAGCTTGGTGACGCAACTGCAGGAACTGACGTGAGGATTCGTAATGGGCTGCTAAGCTGTCATGAGTGCTACATTGCATCTCGGG gcagGGGGCAGCCCACCACTCTATGA